One window of Mesorhizobium sp. WSM4904 genomic DNA carries:
- a CDS encoding DoxX family protein, with translation MPIATIQAIGALLIGGVFVVAGIEHFVKFEAMCTYLASRKFPAPALMLAAGSALEIIAGLMLAFGLAVPFAAAALILFTLAANFMLLRFWVSEEPERQALRNAFLINVAVIGGLLLAGAG, from the coding sequence ATGCCCATTGCAACCATCCAGGCGATAGGCGCGCTTCTTATCGGTGGCGTGTTCGTCGTCGCCGGCATCGAGCATTTTGTGAAATTCGAGGCGATGTGCACTTATCTGGCGAGCCGGAAATTCCCGGCTCCCGCTCTCATGCTCGCCGCCGGCTCCGCGCTCGAGATTATCGCCGGCCTGATGCTGGCGTTCGGCCTTGCCGTGCCTTTCGCCGCCGCCGCTCTCATCCTGTTCACGCTGGCGGCGAACTTCATGCTGCTGCGCTTCTGGGTCTCCGAGGAGCCGGAGCGGCAGGCGCTGCGCAACGCCTTTCTTATCAACGTCGCAGTCATCGGCGGGCTGCTGCTGGCCGGCGCGGGTTAG
- a CDS encoding TetR/AcrR family transcriptional regulator — MIEDAAFEVIEREGLSGFSMRKLAAALGCEAMSIYHHFPSQAHLYEALVDRLIAPLKMPDPGLPWRERMRLAVLDYRRIGREHPAFAIYFLSYRMNSPTCLAYINGIVGLFNDGGFGEEMAARLFRAIGYYLGGAVLDETAGYAKGPSAVTTVTSEQLERDFPNIAAAGRYFGTAEFDKTFDLGLEMLLDEMERIRDAAKAK; from the coding sequence ATGATCGAGGACGCCGCCTTCGAGGTGATCGAAAGGGAAGGGCTCTCCGGCTTTTCGATGCGCAAGCTGGCCGCGGCGCTCGGCTGCGAGGCGATGAGCATCTACCATCACTTTCCCTCGCAGGCGCATCTCTACGAGGCGCTGGTCGACCGGCTGATCGCGCCGCTGAAGATGCCGGACCCGGGCTTGCCATGGCGTGAACGGATGCGCTTGGCGGTTCTGGACTATCGGCGCATCGGTCGCGAGCATCCTGCCTTCGCGATCTACTTCCTCAGCTACCGGATGAATTCACCCACCTGCCTCGCCTATATCAACGGCATCGTCGGCTTGTTCAATGACGGCGGCTTCGGTGAGGAGATGGCAGCAAGGCTGTTCCGCGCCATCGGCTACTATCTTGGGGGCGCGGTGCTCGACGAGACCGCGGGTTACGCCAAAGGTCCGTCGGCGGTCACAACGGTGACCAGCGAGCAGCTCGAGCGCGATTTCCCGAACATCGCCGCTGCAGGGCGTTATTTCGGCACTGCTGAATTCGACAAGACCTTCGATCTCGGCCTCGAAATGCTGCTGGACGAGATGGAGCGCATCCGCGACGCTGCAAAAGCGAAATAG
- a CDS encoding AraC family transcriptional regulator → MEAVLAQSTGFFQQRPAAAGLASAFCAVWVHRMAEQDVPPIVITPDATIDLQWIDGRFRIAGPDKEPQIERPPAGSVIVGFRFRPGAAAGWLGVPAGEIVGGRLDLGELWGTRSRQLSDRIKATPDLAGMVRQLENIVGAHTEGHDALDPLMGRAFEVIDEGLPPETPLVPFLQRHLHMSERTLRRRFEDAFGYGPKTLDRILRFHRFRRLREKAGDASTAVLAIEAGYADQAHLIRESRRLTGITPGALA, encoded by the coding sequence ATGGAAGCGGTACTGGCCCAGTCCACCGGCTTCTTTCAGCAAAGGCCCGCTGCCGCGGGCCTGGCCAGCGCCTTCTGCGCGGTCTGGGTCCATCGCATGGCGGAGCAGGACGTTCCGCCGATCGTCATCACGCCGGACGCGACCATCGACCTGCAATGGATCGACGGCCGCTTTCGTATCGCCGGGCCGGACAAGGAGCCGCAGATCGAGAGACCGCCGGCCGGCTCGGTGATCGTCGGCTTCCGCTTCCGGCCAGGAGCCGCCGCCGGCTGGCTCGGCGTGCCGGCCGGCGAGATCGTCGGCGGCCGGCTCGACCTCGGTGAGCTCTGGGGCACGCGCTCCAGGCAACTGTCCGACCGCATCAAGGCCACGCCCGACCTCGCCGGCATGGTGCGGCAGCTGGAGAATATCGTCGGCGCGCATACCGAGGGGCACGATGCGCTCGATCCGTTGATGGGCAGAGCCTTCGAGGTCATCGATGAAGGCCTGCCGCCCGAGACGCCGCTGGTTCCCTTCCTGCAGCGCCACTTGCATATGAGCGAGCGGACGCTGCGCCGACGCTTCGAGGATGCTTTCGGCTATGGGCCGAAAACGCTCGATCGCATCCTGCGCTTCCATCGTTTCCGGCGCTTGCGCGAGAAGGCCGGCGACGCCTCGACAGCGGTGCTGGCGATCGAGGCCGGCTATGCCGACCAGGCGCACCTGATCCGCGAGAGCCGGCGGCTGACCGGCATCACGCCGGGGGCGCTGGCATAG
- a CDS encoding 23S rRNA (adenine(2030)-N(6))-methyltransferase RlmJ, which produces MNYRHAYHAGNFADVVKHAVLSRLVEYLKQKDKAFRVIDTHAGIGRYDLASVEAGKTGEWQDGIGRLFGHALEPRAAALLQPYLDAVRAENPDGGLRRYPGSPLVVRRLLRNQDRLTAIELHPEDAARLKAVFAGDFQTRVIELDGWLALGAHLPPKEKRGLVLVDPPFEEEGEFPRLVENLRRAHRRWPGGIYALWYPIKDRKAVAAFRAALRETGIPKLLDIGFEIRPASNEPSLDGSGMVVVNPPFTLEGELRVLLPALHGALAVEQPARWTIEWLAGE; this is translated from the coding sequence ATGAACTACCGCCACGCCTATCACGCCGGCAATTTCGCCGACGTCGTCAAGCATGCCGTGCTCAGCCGGCTGGTCGAGTACCTCAAGCAGAAGGACAAGGCTTTTCGCGTCATCGACACGCATGCCGGCATCGGCCGCTACGACCTCGCCTCGGTGGAGGCCGGCAAGACCGGCGAATGGCAGGACGGTATCGGCCGGTTGTTCGGGCACGCCCTCGAGCCTCGGGCGGCGGCGCTCCTCCAGCCTTATCTGGATGCGGTGCGCGCGGAAAATCCCGACGGTGGCCTCCGCCGCTATCCCGGCTCGCCGCTGGTCGTCAGGCGCCTCCTGCGCAACCAGGACCGGCTGACGGCGATCGAATTGCACCCCGAGGACGCCGCGCGGCTCAAGGCCGTCTTTGCCGGCGATTTCCAGACAAGGGTGATCGAGCTCGACGGTTGGCTGGCGCTCGGCGCGCATCTGCCGCCGAAGGAGAAGCGCGGCCTGGTCCTCGTCGACCCGCCTTTTGAGGAGGAAGGCGAGTTCCCCCGTCTCGTCGAGAACCTGCGCCGGGCGCATCGCCGCTGGCCGGGCGGCATCTACGCGCTCTGGTATCCGATCAAGGACCGCAAGGCGGTCGCCGCCTTCCGCGCGGCGCTGCGGGAAACCGGCATTCCGAAACTGCTCGATATCGGCTTCGAGATCCGGCCGGCCTCGAACGAACCCAGCCTCGACGGCAGTGGCATGGTGGTTGTCAACCCACCCTTCACGCTGGAGGGGGAATTGCGGGTGCTGCTGCCGGCCTTGCATGGAGCGCTTGCCGTCGAACAGCCCGCGCGCTGGACGATCGAATGGCTGGCCGGTGAGTAA
- a CDS encoding VOC family protein produces the protein MKARITVITLGVDDLEASLKFYRDGLGLPTEGIIGREFEHGAVAFFELAGGLKFAIFERSSIAHDATVPQSGRSPTELTVGHNVANEAEVDAVMAEAVKAGARVVKPAQKTFWGGYAGYFQDPDDHLWEVVYNPAFIPKG, from the coding sequence ATGAAAGCTCGCATCACCGTCATCACGCTTGGCGTCGATGATCTGGAAGCATCGCTCAAATTCTACCGCGACGGCTTGGGCCTGCCGACCGAAGGCATCATCGGCCGCGAATTCGAGCATGGCGCCGTCGCCTTCTTCGAGCTCGCCGGCGGCTTGAAGTTCGCCATCTTCGAGCGCTCGAGCATCGCCCACGACGCCACGGTGCCGCAGAGCGGCCGCAGCCCGACCGAGCTCACCGTCGGCCACAATGTGGCGAACGAGGCCGAAGTCGATGCGGTGATGGCCGAGGCCGTCAAGGCCGGCGCGCGCGTGGTCAAGCCGGCGCAGAAGACCTTCTGGGGCGGCTACGCCGGCTATTTCCAGGACCCCGACGATCATCTTTGGGAGGTCGTTTACAACCCCGCTTTCATACCGAAGGGCTGA
- the galE gene encoding UDP-glucose 4-epimerase GalE has product MTSRPVLVTGGAGFIGSHTCKLLSAADYLPVVYDNLSRGNEKAVAWGPLVVGDIRDRNALQRAIVTHRPEAIIHFAALAYVGESVREPADYYSTNVGGTIAVLDAARANGIDKVIFSSSCATYGVPQALPVNETSPQKPISPYGRSKLMGEEIIRDYASAYHLKYAILRYFNACGADPEGELGEWHTPETHLIPRVLMAASGTIGAIEVFGTDYATADGTCVRDYIHVNDLARAHLKALVHLEAGGRSLSVNLGTGQGISVREILEAVGRITCRPVPVVYKARRPGDPAELYADPSLAREKLGFVAKSSDIDTIIRTAAPFFGLGPILKPKAFNASAAVRAQGARRVPATPRKKASPHGLAVVPVSSVSGRRAR; this is encoded by the coding sequence ATGACCTCGCGCCCCGTTCTGGTCACGGGTGGCGCCGGCTTCATCGGCAGCCACACTTGCAAGCTGCTCTCGGCGGCCGACTACCTGCCCGTGGTCTACGACAACTTAAGCCGCGGCAACGAGAAGGCGGTCGCCTGGGGTCCACTGGTGGTCGGCGACATCCGCGATCGCAATGCATTGCAGCGGGCAATCGTTACGCACCGGCCGGAGGCGATCATTCATTTCGCCGCTCTTGCCTATGTCGGCGAGTCGGTCCGCGAGCCGGCGGACTATTATTCGACCAATGTCGGCGGCACGATCGCGGTGCTGGACGCGGCACGGGCAAACGGCATCGACAAGGTGATATTTTCCTCGAGCTGCGCGACCTATGGCGTGCCGCAGGCGCTGCCGGTCAACGAGACCTCGCCGCAGAAGCCGATCAGTCCCTATGGCCGCAGCAAGCTGATGGGCGAAGAGATCATCAGGGACTACGCCTCGGCCTATCACCTGAAATACGCGATCCTTCGCTACTTCAACGCTTGCGGCGCCGACCCCGAAGGCGAGCTTGGCGAGTGGCACACGCCCGAAACCCATCTCATTCCCAGAGTGCTGATGGCAGCGTCCGGCACGATCGGTGCGATCGAGGTCTTCGGCACCGACTACGCGACGGCGGACGGCACCTGCGTGCGTGACTACATCCATGTCAACGACCTCGCCCGCGCGCATCTCAAGGCGCTGGTGCATCTGGAAGCCGGCGGCAGGAGCCTGTCGGTCAATCTCGGCACCGGCCAGGGCATTTCCGTCAGGGAGATCCTCGAAGCCGTCGGGCGGATCACGTGCCGCCCGGTGCCGGTGGTCTACAAGGCGCGGCGCCCGGGCGATCCAGCCGAGCTTTACGCCGATCCGAGCCTGGCGCGGGAGAAGCTCGGCTTCGTGGCGAAATCGTCCGATATCGACACCATCATACGGACCGCCGCGCCCTTCTTCGGGCTGGGGCCGATCCTGAAGCCGAAGGCATTCAACGCGTCCGCGGCCGTTCGCGCGCAAGGCGCGCGCCGCGTGCCGGCGACGCCACGAAAAAAAGCCAGCCCACACGGGCTGGCAGTCGTCCCCGTGAGTAGTGTGTCGGGGCGCAGGGCTCGCTGA
- a CDS encoding UDP-glucuronic acid decarboxylase family protein yields MGRVVKVLKLDSRSGRRHADRARALVAGGAGFLGSHLCQRLLADGYEVIALDNFHTGKRCNLAGMARDASFTCIKHDIVDELPADFAVDEIYNLACPASPPHYQADPIHTFKTSVLGSINLLELARRRNAKIFQASTSEVYGDPLVHPQPEGYFGNVNTHGPRSCYDEGKRSAETLFFDYSRTYGIDVRIARIFNTYGPRMRPDDGRVVSNFIVQALRGKDITVYGSGTQTRSFCFVDDLIEGFVRLMNVPLALQHPVNLGNPVEFTIMELAELVVDYTNSRSRIVHRPLPVDDPRQRKPDIAFARQYLGWEPKVTLNEGLARTAAYFEALLGNGRPLAAKRSSRLSLREATAP; encoded by the coding sequence ATGGGCAGGGTCGTCAAGGTTCTGAAGCTCGACAGCAGGTCGGGACGCAGGCATGCAGATCGCGCTCGCGCGCTGGTTGCCGGCGGAGCGGGTTTCTTGGGCTCTCATCTGTGCCAAAGGCTGCTGGCCGATGGCTATGAGGTTATCGCGCTGGACAATTTCCACACCGGCAAAAGATGCAATCTTGCCGGCATGGCCCGCGATGCCTCCTTCACCTGCATCAAGCACGACATCGTCGACGAACTGCCGGCGGATTTCGCCGTAGACGAGATCTACAACCTCGCCTGCCCCGCCTCCCCGCCGCACTACCAGGCCGATCCGATCCATACGTTCAAGACCAGCGTGCTGGGCTCGATCAATCTTTTGGAGCTCGCCCGGCGACGCAACGCCAAGATCTTCCAGGCCTCGACCTCCGAGGTCTACGGCGATCCGCTGGTGCATCCGCAGCCGGAAGGCTATTTCGGCAACGTCAACACGCATGGACCCCGCTCGTGCTACGATGAGGGCAAGCGCTCGGCCGAAACGCTGTTCTTCGATTATTCGCGGACATACGGCATCGATGTCCGCATCGCGCGCATCTTCAACACCTACGGCCCGCGCATGCGGCCCGACGATGGCCGCGTGGTGTCGAATTTCATCGTCCAGGCGCTGCGCGGCAAAGACATCACCGTCTATGGCAGCGGCACCCAGACGCGCTCCTTCTGCTTCGTCGACGACCTGATCGAGGGGTTCGTGCGCCTGATGAACGTGCCTTTGGCGCTGCAGCATCCGGTCAATCTCGGCAATCCCGTCGAGTTCACCATCATGGAATTGGCCGAGCTGGTGGTCGACTATACGAACTCCCGCTCACGCATCGTGCACCGGCCTCTGCCGGTCGACGACCCCAGGCAGCGCAAGCCCGATATCGCCTTTGCCAGGCAGTATCTCGGCTGGGAGCCAAAGGTCACGCTCAACGAAGGACTTGCCCGTACGGCAGCCTATTTTGAAGCATTGCTGGGCAACGGTCGCCCGCTCGCTGCAAAGCGGAGCAGCCGCCTGTCCCTCAGGGAGGCTACGGCGCCATGA
- a CDS encoding TetR/AcrR family transcriptional regulator yields MRKEPRQARSVATVEAIIEAGARVLCETGWAGFSTNKVAEAAGVSIGSLYQYFPDKLALVDAIRRRHFDHVLSVIREAAAEEKPLRQFARELVRGMIAAHSIHPTLHQVLLDEAPGDRGSRAAHASFQTRYLEHYAAAVAQYRRRRKDTETMARVLSSAIEGVIHNAARRNMLDAPELQKQLGEMICAYLSGQGARA; encoded by the coding sequence ATGCGCAAGGAGCCACGCCAGGCGCGCTCGGTCGCCACCGTCGAGGCAATTATCGAAGCAGGTGCTCGCGTTCTGTGCGAGACCGGCTGGGCGGGCTTCAGCACCAACAAGGTGGCCGAGGCCGCCGGTGTGAGCATCGGCTCGCTCTATCAATATTTCCCCGACAAGCTCGCCCTGGTCGACGCCATCCGACGCCGCCACTTCGATCATGTGCTGTCGGTCATCCGCGAAGCCGCGGCCGAGGAGAAGCCGCTCAGGCAGTTCGCGCGCGAGCTGGTGCGCGGCATGATCGCCGCGCACAGCATCCACCCGACGCTGCATCAGGTGCTGCTCGACGAAGCGCCGGGCGACCGCGGCTCGCGCGCCGCGCATGCCTCGTTCCAGACCCGCTATCTCGAGCACTATGCGGCGGCCGTGGCGCAATACCGCCGGCGCCGCAAGGATACCGAGACCATGGCGCGGGTGCTCTCCTCGGCGATCGAGGGCGTGATCCACAATGCGGCGCGCCGCAACATGCTCGACGCGCCGGAACTGCAGAAGCAGCTCGGCGAGATGATCTGCGCCTATCTTTCGGGTCAGGGCGCAAGGGCCTGA
- a CDS encoding FAD-dependent monooxygenase produces MHNHPSLYDVVIAGAGPVGLFLACELRLADLSVLVLEQAQDPRSPLKRLPFGMRGLSAPTIEAFYRRGLLNDVAAPRLAKDGAGGVAAAAHWMQQTRRPAGHFAGIQFYHDDIDTLKWQYRLPSRAGTNMAVEMESLEAVLAARANAMGVEIRRGLGVEAFDQTDNEVAIRAGAETFRGRWLVGCDGGRSTVRKAGGFEFTGTDPEFTGYSVEVEMADPDKLRHGRHYTPTGMYTYTRPGTIAMVEFDGGASHRALPLTLEHVQAVLRRVSGTDVTVTELRLGTTWTDRAYQATTYRNGRVLLAGDAAHIHSPLGGQGLNLGLGDAMNLGWKLAATIRGDASAGLLDTYASERHPVGVQVLDWSRAQVALMRPTRSTRALEAIIRDLIDTRDGATYFAERVWGVALRYDLGGSHLLVGRSVPDFELADGTKVGDLLSTGKGLLLDFDSRAPLRALASRWRGRIAYVAGEAGDRLGLSAVLVRPDGFVAWVSEDTPDDEEASGAASRWFGEPTWQG; encoded by the coding sequence ATGCACAACCACCCCTCCCTCTATGATGTTGTCATTGCCGGCGCCGGCCCTGTCGGCCTGTTTCTTGCCTGTGAGCTACGCCTAGCCGATCTCTCGGTGCTGGTGCTGGAGCAGGCACAGGATCCACGCTCGCCGCTGAAGCGGCTTCCATTCGGGATGCGCGGCCTTTCGGCGCCTACCATCGAAGCCTTCTACCGCCGAGGGCTGCTGAACGATGTTGCCGCGCCGCGGCTTGCGAAAGATGGCGCCGGCGGTGTTGCCGCCGCCGCGCACTGGATGCAACAGACGCGTCGGCCAGCCGGCCATTTCGCTGGCATCCAGTTCTACCATGACGACATCGACACCTTGAAGTGGCAGTATCGGCTGCCAAGTCGGGCGGGCACCAACATGGCGGTCGAGATGGAGTCTCTTGAAGCCGTGTTGGCCGCTCGCGCAAACGCGATGGGTGTCGAGATCAGGCGCGGCCTCGGTGTCGAGGCGTTCGATCAAACCGATAACGAGGTGGCCATTCGCGCCGGTGCCGAGACCTTCCGCGGCCGCTGGCTTGTCGGTTGCGACGGCGGCCGCAGCACGGTGCGCAAGGCCGGCGGCTTCGAGTTCACCGGTACCGATCCGGAGTTCACCGGCTATTCCGTCGAAGTCGAGATGGCCGATCCGGACAAGCTCCGCCACGGCCGCCATTACACCCCGACGGGCATGTATACCTATACGCGGCCGGGGACGATCGCGATGGTCGAGTTCGATGGCGGCGCGTCCCACCGAGCCCTGCCGCTCACGCTGGAGCACGTGCAGGCGGTGCTGCGCCGCGTTTCCGGCACTGACGTCACCGTGACCGAACTTCGGCTTGGCACCACCTGGACGGATCGTGCCTATCAGGCGACGACGTATCGCAACGGACGGGTCCTGCTCGCGGGCGATGCAGCGCACATCCATTCGCCATTGGGCGGCCAGGGGCTCAACCTCGGGCTCGGCGACGCGATGAATCTTGGATGGAAGCTTGCCGCCACCATCCGCGGCGACGCTTCGGCCGGCCTGCTCGACACCTATGCGAGTGAGCGACATCCGGTGGGCGTGCAGGTTCTCGACTGGTCCCGCGCCCAAGTCGCGCTGATGCGGCCGACCCGCAGCACGCGTGCGCTCGAAGCCATCATCCGCGATCTCATCGACACCCGCGATGGCGCGACCTATTTCGCCGAGCGCGTGTGGGGCGTCGCGCTGCGCTATGATCTTGGCGGCAGCCACCTGCTCGTCGGCCGAAGCGTTCCTGATTTCGAACTGGCTGATGGGACGAAGGTCGGCGACCTCCTCAGTACCGGTAAAGGTCTGTTACTGGACTTCGACTCTCGCGCGCCGCTTCGGGCGCTTGCAAGCCGATGGCGCGGACGGATCGCCTATGTTGCTGGCGAGGCCGGCGATCGTCTGGGTTTGAGCGCTGTGCTGGTGCGCCCCGACGGTTTCGTTGCCTGGGTCAGCGAGGACACTCCAGACGATGAGGAAGCTTCCGGGGCTGCGTCACGTTGGTTCGGCGAACCGACGTGGCAGGGTTGA
- a CDS encoding carboxymuconolactone decarboxylase family protein — MSVIRIVSTVHSCLRSASLLAAAGVLATMLTSAPASADDYDAAIKDIQSTMGGVPGFVKQFPKAGLPGAWAEVKAIELSDKTALSPKVKSLISLAVAAQIPCSYCIWSDTENAKRAGATDEEIQEAVTMTALTRHWSTIFNGMQVDLAQFKKDMGGE; from the coding sequence GTGTCCGTCATTCGCATCGTCTCGACCGTGCATTCCTGCCTTCGTTCCGCTTCGCTGCTCGCTGCCGCGGGCGTGCTTGCCACCATGCTGACCTCGGCGCCGGCCAGCGCCGACGACTACGACGCCGCCATCAAGGACATCCAGTCGACGATGGGCGGCGTGCCCGGTTTCGTGAAACAGTTCCCGAAAGCCGGTCTGCCCGGCGCCTGGGCCGAGGTCAAGGCCATCGAGCTCAGCGACAAGACGGCATTGTCGCCGAAGGTGAAGTCGCTGATCTCGCTGGCGGTCGCGGCGCAAATCCCCTGCAGCTACTGCATCTGGTCGGACACCGAGAACGCCAAGCGCGCAGGCGCCACCGACGAGGAGATCCAGGAGGCCGTCACCATGACCGCCTTGACGCGCCACTGGAGCACCATCTTCAACGGCATGCAGGTCGATCTCGCCCAGTTCAAGAAGGACATGGGCGGGGAGTGA
- a CDS encoding DinB family protein, with protein sequence MSARTLLKSLLVYQAWANDELLGKLVGMDPSRNAKECHAALRLMNHIHVVSRIFAAHLTGIAHRYASDNTEETPEPAELRAAMAESDRWYLDYAETVSEQWLAEPVAFTFTDGDRGRMTRQEMLTHVVLHGGYHRGEVGRMLADIAVTPPWDTYAVHLHRAEPSRRLRAQSGPPTPEAGSKM encoded by the coding sequence ATGAGTGCCAGGACCTTGCTGAAGAGCCTGCTTGTCTATCAGGCCTGGGCGAATGACGAACTGCTGGGGAAGCTTGTCGGGATGGATCCGTCTCGCAACGCTAAGGAATGTCACGCCGCGCTGAGGCTGATGAACCACATCCATGTCGTGTCGCGGATTTTTGCCGCGCACCTGACGGGTATCGCGCATCGCTATGCGAGCGACAACACCGAGGAGACGCCGGAGCCGGCCGAGCTGCGCGCCGCCATGGCGGAAAGCGACCGCTGGTATCTCGACTATGCCGAAACCGTTTCGGAGCAATGGCTTGCGGAGCCGGTCGCCTTCACTTTCACCGACGGTGACAGGGGCCGTATGACCCGCCAGGAGATGTTGACCCACGTCGTCCTGCACGGCGGCTATCATCGCGGCGAGGTCGGCCGCATGCTTGCCGACATCGCGGTCACCCCGCCCTGGGACACTTATGCCGTCCATCTGCACCGGGCGGAACCGTCGCGTCGCCTGCGGGCGCAGTCCGGGCCGCCGACGCCTGAGGCAGGCTCCAAGATGTGA